In Polaromonas sp. JS666, one genomic interval encodes:
- a CDS encoding Bug family tripartite tricarboxylate transporter substrate binding protein yields the protein MIDRRHLLAAGALGAVLPRLSAAQTFPSKPIRIVVPFGAGGIADLTARAVAQKLGEGLRQSVIVENKPGAGGIVAGETVARAEPDGHTLLLMSNGTAVSAGLFKSLPFDPQKDFAPVSTLGYFDLAILTAANGRFSSMQELLAYAKANPGKLNVATINIGSTQHLAAELLKTSAGVDVQVIPFNGSPAVLTALRGAQVDVAVEILGPMMGQIASKAVRPLAVMGARRALALPAVPTVAESGVRGFDVASWNALAAPARTPPQVIALLNRELGKALANPDLRKQLAELNVTPAGGTPEQLADLLASEIRRWSAVIARANVPRQ from the coding sequence ATGATTGACAGGAGACACCTGCTTGCGGCCGGAGCTCTGGGTGCGGTGCTTCCCAGGCTGAGCGCAGCACAGACATTCCCGTCCAAGCCGATCAGAATCGTCGTGCCGTTCGGCGCGGGGGGAATCGCGGACCTCACGGCGCGCGCTGTGGCCCAGAAACTGGGAGAAGGCCTGCGCCAGAGCGTCATTGTCGAGAACAAGCCGGGCGCCGGAGGCATCGTTGCCGGTGAAACGGTGGCGAGGGCGGAACCGGACGGCCACACGCTGCTCCTCATGAGCAACGGCACGGCAGTGAGTGCAGGCTTGTTCAAGTCGCTGCCGTTCGATCCCCAAAAGGACTTCGCGCCCGTAAGTACTCTGGGCTATTTCGACCTCGCGATCCTCACAGCGGCCAACGGGCGGTTCAGTTCAATGCAAGAGCTTCTCGCGTACGCGAAGGCCAACCCTGGCAAGCTGAATGTGGCGACGATCAATATCGGCAGTACGCAACACCTGGCGGCCGAGCTGCTCAAGACCAGTGCCGGGGTCGACGTTCAGGTCATCCCGTTCAATGGTTCACCGGCCGTTCTAACCGCTTTGCGTGGCGCGCAGGTGGACGTGGCTGTGGAAATCCTGGGGCCGATGATGGGGCAGATCGCTTCGAAAGCGGTTCGGCCTCTGGCTGTCATGGGCGCCAGGCGCGCGCTTGCGTTGCCGGCGGTCCCGACGGTGGCGGAAAGCGGCGTTCGCGGATTCGACGTTGCTTCCTGGAACGCTTTGGCCGCCCCCGCTCGCACGCCGCCGCAGGTCATTGCCTTGCTCAATCGCGAACTGGGAAAGGCGCTTGCCAATCCGGATCTGCGAAAGCAACTCGCCGAATTGAATGTCACGCCTGCAGGCGGAACGCCGGAACAGTTGGCGGACCTGCTCGCCTCCGAAATCCGGAGGTGGTCGGCGGTGATTGCGCGTGCCAACGTGCCGCGCCAGTAG
- a CDS encoding tripartite tricarboxylate transporter substrate-binding protein, with the protein MYRAGKLGYLAVAAPKRLAAFPDVPTFGEAGGPPNFEVSGWTTLAAPPNLPRAVTDKIRRDIEKALSEPSVLEKFASFGYEPFPTTRDGFARYIKDESAAMADVIRATRSSLD; encoded by the coding sequence CTGTACCGCGCCGGCAAACTCGGCTACCTGGCCGTGGCCGCGCCCAAGCGGCTCGCGGCCTTCCCGGATGTTCCGACCTTCGGCGAGGCGGGCGGCCCGCCAAACTTCGAGGTCAGCGGCTGGACCACGCTGGCGGCCCCTCCCAATCTTCCTCGCGCGGTGACAGACAAAATTCGCCGCGACATCGAAAAGGCCTTGTCCGAACCCAGCGTGCTGGAGAAGTTCGCCAGCTTCGGCTACGAGCCGTTTCCCACCACGCGCGATGGCTTTGCCCGCTACATCAAGGATGAATCAGCCGCGATGGCTGACGTGATCCGCGCCACCAGGTCATCGCTTGATTGA
- a CDS encoding LysR substrate-binding domain-containing protein produces MDLRQLEYFVRVAELGSFTRAALALDIAQPALSRQVRLLEVELRQSLLTRNGRGAVPTDAGRLLLEHGRGILHQVERAREELGRVRGALAGRVAIGLPPSVAKALTVPLLREVRKRMPEAALSVTEGLSVAMHESLINGRLDIALLYNAVQTPDVELTPLLEEQLFVVQRRTGKALPAAKARAISLREVASLPLVIPSRPNAIRMLVETEMAHLGCRPQVALEIDGVAAILDLVEDGAGSAILPRNAVATAARPQAFVTRPISAPSLRTKLVMAMSSRRPATLTQKAMLELIQKMALKLLAQ; encoded by the coding sequence ATGGACCTTCGGCAGCTGGAGTACTTTGTTCGTGTCGCCGAGCTGGGCAGCTTTACGCGGGCCGCGCTCGCACTGGATATTGCGCAGCCAGCGCTCAGCCGTCAGGTTCGGCTGCTCGAAGTGGAATTGCGCCAGAGTCTGCTGACCCGCAACGGCAGGGGTGCCGTGCCTACCGATGCCGGCAGGCTTCTGCTGGAGCACGGACGCGGCATTTTGCATCAGGTCGAGCGTGCACGCGAGGAACTGGGCCGCGTACGCGGCGCTCTCGCCGGCCGGGTTGCAATCGGCCTGCCGCCCAGTGTGGCCAAGGCGCTCACTGTTCCGCTTCTTCGCGAAGTTCGAAAGCGCATGCCGGAAGCCGCACTGTCCGTCACGGAGGGCCTATCGGTGGCGATGCATGAGTCGCTCATCAACGGTCGGCTAGATATCGCATTGCTGTACAACGCCGTCCAGACGCCCGACGTGGAACTTACCCCCTTGCTCGAAGAGCAACTATTCGTGGTACAGCGCAGGACCGGCAAGGCACTGCCCGCGGCGAAGGCGAGGGCGATATCGCTGCGCGAAGTAGCCAGCCTGCCGCTGGTGATTCCGAGCCGCCCCAATGCGATCAGGATGCTCGTGGAAACCGAGATGGCCCACCTGGGTTGCCGGCCGCAGGTGGCTCTGGAGATCGATGGCGTTGCAGCGATTCTCGATCTGGTCGAGGACGGCGCGGGCAGTGCCATCTTGCCACGCAATGCCGTCGCCACCGCCGCGCGACCGCAGGCTTTCGTGACACGGCCGATCAGCGCGCCCAGCCTGCGTACCAAGCTGGTGATGGCGATGAGCTCGCGGCGCCCGGCGACACTCACGCAAAAGGCGATGCTGGAACTGATCCAGAAAATGGCTCTGAAGCTGCTGGCCCAATGA
- a CDS encoding substrate-binding domain-containing protein, giving the protein MASIKGISSMATRLVLGELAAAYTHRSGDAVDIESVGGLDAARRVEAGEPFDVVFLASSAIDKLVASGCVVEGSQIDLVHSDVAVAVRAGSPRPDIATEGAVRRAVQEAETIGYSTGPSGVALTQLFERWGIASEIQPRIVHAPPGVPVGELVARGEVALGFQQLSELMHLEGIDVVGRLPPAIQITTTFSAGLCCASTHGQEVRRMLDFMGSRAAAEAKRRHGMEPA; this is encoded by the coding sequence ATGGCATCGATCAAGGGAATTTCGTCCATGGCCACCCGCCTGGTGCTTGGCGAATTGGCTGCGGCATATACGCATCGTTCAGGCGACGCCGTCGACATTGAATCTGTCGGCGGCCTCGACGCGGCTCGCCGGGTCGAAGCCGGGGAGCCATTCGACGTCGTCTTTCTGGCGTCCAGCGCGATCGACAAACTCGTCGCATCGGGCTGTGTGGTCGAGGGCAGCCAGATCGACCTGGTCCATTCGGATGTCGCCGTCGCTGTGCGTGCCGGCTCACCAAGGCCGGACATCGCCACCGAGGGCGCCGTGCGTCGCGCGGTGCAAGAGGCCGAGACGATCGGCTACTCCACGGGCCCAAGCGGCGTGGCGCTGACACAACTCTTTGAGCGCTGGGGGATCGCCTCCGAGATCCAGCCACGCATCGTGCATGCGCCGCCTGGCGTTCCGGTCGGCGAATTGGTCGCGCGCGGCGAGGTGGCTCTGGGCTTTCAGCAGCTGAGCGAACTGATGCACCTCGAGGGCATCGACGTGGTCGGCCGATTGCCCCCCGCCATCCAGATCACCACCACCTTCTCCGCGGGCCTTTGCTGTGCATCGACGCACGGCCAGGAAGTGCGCCGCATGCTCGACTTCATGGGTTCACGTGCCGCTGCCGAAGCGAAGCGCCGTCACGGCATGGAACCCGCCTGA
- a CDS encoding amidohydrolase family protein → MIIDCHGHYTTAPKALEEWRNRQIAGIKDPSMMPKASDLKISDDELRESIESNQLRLMKERGSDITLFSPRASFMAHHIGDFNVSSTWAAICNELCFRVSRLFPDHFVPVAMLPQSPGVDPKTCIAELEKCVKEYGSVGINLNPDPSGGHWNSPPLSDKHWYPIYEKMVEYDLPAMIHVSTSCNACFHTTGAHYLNADTTAFMQCLTSDLFKDFPTLRFLIPHGGGAVPYHWGRFRGLAQELKKPLLSEHLLNNIFFDTCVYHQPGIDLLNTVIPVKNVLFASEMIGAVRGIDPQTGHYYDDTQRYIQASKILSDEDRHQIYEGNSRRVFPRLDALLKAKGL, encoded by the coding sequence ATGATCATCGATTGCCACGGCCACTACACCACCGCGCCCAAGGCGCTGGAGGAATGGCGCAACAGGCAGATTGCGGGCATCAAGGATCCGTCAATGATGCCGAAGGCGTCGGACCTGAAAATCAGCGACGACGAACTGCGCGAGTCCATCGAGAGCAACCAGCTGCGCCTGATGAAAGAGCGCGGCAGCGACATCACCTTGTTCTCGCCGCGCGCGAGCTTCATGGCCCATCACATCGGTGACTTCAATGTGTCGTCGACCTGGGCGGCGATTTGCAACGAACTCTGCTTTCGCGTCAGCAGGCTGTTCCCGGACCACTTCGTGCCGGTCGCCATGCTGCCGCAGTCGCCCGGCGTGGACCCCAAGACGTGCATTGCGGAACTGGAGAAATGCGTCAAGGAATACGGCAGCGTCGGCATCAACCTGAACCCCGATCCTTCTGGCGGCCACTGGAATTCTCCGCCGCTTTCGGACAAGCACTGGTACCCCATCTACGAGAAGATGGTCGAGTACGACCTGCCGGCGATGATTCACGTCAGCACCAGCTGCAACGCGTGCTTTCACACCACCGGCGCGCACTACCTGAACGCGGATACGACGGCCTTCATGCAGTGCCTGACCTCCGACCTGTTCAAGGACTTCCCGACACTTCGCTTTCTGATTCCACATGGCGGCGGCGCAGTACCCTACCACTGGGGGCGCTTTCGCGGCCTCGCCCAGGAGCTGAAGAAGCCGCTGCTGTCCGAACACCTGCTGAACAACATCTTCTTCGACACCTGCGTGTACCACCAGCCGGGCATCGACCTACTCAACACCGTGATCCCGGTGAAGAACGTCTTGTTCGCGTCCGAAATGATCGGCGCCGTCCGTGGCATCGATCCGCAGACCGGCCACTACTACGACGACACCCAACGCTACATCCAGGCCTCGAAGATCCTGAGCGATGAAGACAGACACCAGATTTACGAAGGCAATTCGCGGCGAGTCTTCCCGCGGCTCGATGCGCTGTTGAAAGCGAAAGGACTCTGA